A single genomic interval of uncultured Desulfobulbus sp. harbors:
- a CDS encoding ABC transporter ATP-binding protein gives MLEVEGIDVFYGNIQALHGVSLSVNQGEIITLIGSNGAGKSTTLMAISGIVVPRRGSIRFEGKEISAMAPDGIVKLGLCQVPEGRHIFANLSVAENLDLGAFLRRDRKGINSDLDYVYQLFPILAERRNQPGGNLSGGEQQMLAISRALMARPKLLLLDEPSMGLAPLVTKQIFEIIETINKEHGTTIFLVEQNANLALQVAHRGYVLENGRVVLEDKAAALLRNTAIQKAYLGI, from the coding sequence ATGCTTGAGGTCGAAGGAATCGACGTCTTCTACGGCAACATTCAGGCCTTGCACGGGGTGAGCCTCAGCGTCAACCAGGGCGAGATCATTACCCTGATCGGGTCCAACGGGGCGGGCAAATCAACCACCCTTATGGCGATCAGCGGCATCGTGGTGCCACGCAGGGGCTCGATCCGATTTGAAGGCAAGGAAATATCCGCCATGGCTCCGGACGGCATCGTCAAGCTCGGTCTCTGCCAGGTGCCCGAGGGGCGGCACATCTTTGCCAATCTGAGCGTGGCCGAAAACCTCGATCTGGGGGCCTTCCTCCGCAGGGATCGCAAAGGGATCAACAGCGACCTGGACTATGTCTACCAGCTGTTCCCGATCCTGGCCGAGCGGCGCAACCAGCCAGGCGGCAATCTCTCCGGGGGGGAACAGCAGATGCTGGCCATCAGCCGAGCCCTCATGGCCCGGCCGAAACTGCTCCTGCTCGATGAGCCCTCCATGGGACTGGCGCCTCTGGTCACCAAGCAGATATTTGAGATCATAGAGACAATTAACAAGGAACACGGCACGACTATTTTCCTGGTGGAGCAGAACGCCAACCTGGCGCTGCAGGTGGCCCATCGAGGCTATGTCCTGGAAAACGGTCGTGTGGTCCTTGAGGACAAGGCAGCAGCGCTGCTTCGCAATACCGCTATACAGAAAGCGTATCTCGGCATTTGA
- the lpxB gene encoding lipid-A-disaccharide synthase, with product MKEIMIVAGEASGDMHGANLVRAMREQDPTLQFSGMGGTELANAGVELLCDAAKIAVVGAFEVISHLGDILAARRALLERMRSHRPALCILIDYPDFNLLLAKEAKKLGIRVLYYISPQIWAWRQSRVHKIARLTDRVAVILPFEQDFYRKYGYEADFVGHPLLDSVRADKSPEEFRREHGLTAERRLIGLLPGSRKKEISALLPDFLDAAKLLAKGQANLSFLLPQAPTIERSLLDAHGLKEAQQTLDIRLIHEDRYSIMAACDAAVAASGTVLLELAILGVPTVAAYRLSPLTYALGRLLIRGLRFFSLVNLIARREIIPELLQDAVTPERIAAELLPLVGPSSRRNAMVAGFTEVCQRLGGPGASQRAARVAFELLDQG from the coding sequence ATGAAGGAAATCATGATCGTCGCCGGGGAGGCCTCGGGCGATATGCACGGGGCCAATCTTGTGCGGGCCATGCGCGAGCAGGATCCCACCCTGCAGTTTTCCGGCATGGGCGGAACCGAACTGGCGAATGCCGGGGTGGAGTTGCTTTGCGATGCGGCCAAGATCGCGGTGGTGGGGGCCTTTGAGGTGATCAGTCACCTCGGTGACATTCTCGCCGCCCGGCGAGCCCTGCTCGAGCGGATGCGCAGTCATCGTCCGGCACTTTGTATCCTGATCGACTACCCGGATTTTAACCTGCTCTTGGCCAAAGAGGCCAAGAAGTTGGGGATTCGGGTGCTCTACTACATCAGTCCCCAGATCTGGGCCTGGCGTCAAAGCCGGGTCCACAAGATCGCCCGCCTCACCGACCGGGTGGCGGTGATCCTGCCCTTTGAACAGGATTTTTACCGAAAATACGGCTACGAAGCCGATTTTGTCGGCCATCCCCTGCTCGACTCGGTACGTGCCGATAAAAGTCCCGAGGAATTTCGCCGGGAACATGGCCTGACTGCGGAGCGGCGATTGATCGGCCTGTTGCCGGGCAGTCGGAAAAAAGAAATCTCCGCCCTGCTGCCCGACTTTTTAGACGCCGCCAAACTGCTCGCCAAAGGGCAGGCGAACCTGAGCTTTCTTCTGCCCCAGGCACCGACCATTGAACGGTCGCTGCTCGACGCCCATGGACTGAAGGAAGCCCAGCAAACGCTGGATATCCGTCTCATCCACGAGGACCGCTACTCGATAATGGCGGCCTGCGATGCGGCTGTAGCCGCCTCGGGCACAGTGCTGCTTGAGCTGGCCATACTTGGCGTTCCCACGGTGGCGGCCTACCGCCTGTCCCCCCTGACCTATGCCCTGGGGCGACTGCTTATTCGTGGTCTGCGCTTTTTCTCCCTGGTCAACCTCATCGCCAGGCGGGAGATCATCCCCGAGCTCCTCCAGGACGCAGTCACCCCGGAGCGAATCGCCGCCGAGCTCTTGCCGCTTGTTGGTCCCTCGAGTCGGCGAAACGCCATGGTGGCTGGTTTTACCGAGGTCTGTCAACGCCTCGGTGGTCCCGGCGCCTCACAACGGGCGGCCCGGGTGGCCTTTGAACTCCTTGATCAAGGGTAA
- a CDS encoding pancreas/duodenum homeobox protein 1 has translation MQPEQIFSPTTLATLFPPERSNEFFDALFGDADEGAYDIALSYAGYDAGRQELSFLLDLHERPGRCLACNLTHGLPEVFKRHPIINIKGVVDEVVKLLGDGVSCADWQLGHTIQKGRSLHSIPLRITLQI, from the coding sequence ATGCAACCTGAACAGATTTTTTCCCCGACCACCTTGGCAACCCTCTTTCCCCCCGAACGGTCCAATGAGTTTTTTGACGCGCTGTTTGGTGACGCCGACGAGGGGGCCTATGACATTGCTCTTAGTTATGCCGGCTATGATGCCGGAAGACAGGAGCTGAGCTTTTTGCTCGATCTCCATGAGCGCCCGGGCCGTTGTCTGGCCTGCAACCTGACCCATGGCCTGCCGGAGGTCTTTAAACGGCATCCGATCATCAATATCAAGGGGGTGGTCGACGAGGTGGTCAAGCTGCTTGGCGACGGAGTCAGCTGCGCAGACTGGCAGCTTGGCCACACCATCCAAAAAGGGCGCTCCCTGCACTCTATCCCGCTGAGGATCACCTTGCAGATATAA
- a CDS encoding GGDEF domain-containing protein, whose amino-acid sequence MDMKTFDKHVDVKIASTMENLLSELSHYRQQSEKLRKINTLYQRMAGILDLPAMIEAYSIWLMEFIGHELIGYNNPCRQRMHMFCSYHGPKRRQAIQLAQELLEPESAGGHCPSQLDGFHVHRWIIDSGDCYDVLIMLRKGKPLTTDDLEFIEESLLILADPLKRALEYEEIFAQARKDTLTGLPNRYVFEERIDSIVEQAKRHGHPLTLAALDLDHFKAVNDTMGHLMGDQVLQRVAEELKAQIRLTDLLVRMGGDEFLLVLPDTSLQDARFLAERLCQAVERLNIDTDAGKLAVSIGLSEWTDNMDINSWLERADDILYQAKANGRAQVAVN is encoded by the coding sequence ATGGATATGAAAACGTTTGACAAGCACGTTGATGTAAAAATTGCCTCCACCATGGAAAACCTGCTTTCCGAGTTGAGCCATTATCGGCAACAATCGGAAAAGCTTCGCAAAATCAACACGCTTTATCAGAGAATGGCAGGCATCCTCGACCTGCCAGCCATGATAGAGGCCTATTCGATCTGGCTGATGGAGTTCATCGGCCATGAGCTGATCGGGTACAACAATCCCTGTCGGCAACGGATGCATATGTTCTGCTCCTATCACGGTCCCAAGCGGCGTCAGGCCATTCAGCTGGCCCAGGAGCTGCTCGAGCCCGAATCGGCGGGCGGACACTGCCCCTCGCAACTTGACGGGTTCCACGTCCATCGCTGGATCATCGACTCCGGCGATTGCTACGACGTCCTGATCATGCTGCGCAAAGGCAAGCCGCTCACCACGGATGACCTGGAATTCATCGAGGAGTCGCTGCTGATCCTTGCCGATCCGCTCAAGCGGGCCCTGGAATATGAGGAAATCTTTGCCCAGGCGCGCAAAGACACCCTGACCGGGCTGCCCAATCGTTATGTCTTTGAAGAACGGATCGACTCCATTGTCGAGCAGGCAAAACGGCACGGACACCCCCTCACCTTGGCGGCCCTGGACCTGGATCATTTCAAGGCAGTCAACGACACCATGGGTCACCTCATGGGTGATCAGGTGCTCCAGCGGGTTGCCGAGGAACTCAAGGCCCAAATTCGTCTTACCGATCTCTTGGTACGCATGGGCGGCGACGAATTTCTCCTCGTCCTTCCCGACACTTCGCTGCAGGACGCACGCTTCCTCGCCGAACGGCTGTGTCAGGCCGTTGAACGGCTCAACATCGACACCGATGCCGGAAAGCTGGCGGTGAGCATCGGCCTGTCGGAGTGGACCGACAATATGGATATCAACAGCTGGCTCGAACGCGCCGACGATATTCTCTACCAGGCCAAGGCCAACGGTCGCGCCCAGGTTGCGGTCAACTAA
- a CDS encoding GGDEF domain-containing protein, with protein MRHQILIVNNQLQRADLPPEYSEKFDLVTASDGKEGLARLARSANWAAVLVANDLADMSAMAFFSQAVTLSQAILLLLVPDDQVLEALHFANSRSILRVVPASTPGDVLARIFFDAAHQYTLLHQEENLWERMSQITLIDPLTGCFSRLHLEEHLKKELKRSQRYGHHLALILCDIDGLKGVNESFGHRIGDQILTGFAQIALQQIRRDIDTVTRWGEDEFLLVLPETPLRGAGRVASRLREQFTESTGFLDGHQLTCTASFGVAGFTPDHSSCNAQMDDLLLIASRCLMQAKAAGGNQVLCCP; from the coding sequence ATGCGTCATCAGATTTTAATTGTAAACAACCAGTTGCAGCGGGCCGATCTGCCTCCGGAGTATTCCGAGAAATTTGATCTCGTTACCGCCAGCGACGGCAAGGAGGGGTTGGCCCGCCTGGCCCGCTCCGCAAACTGGGCAGCGGTGCTGGTGGCCAACGACTTGGCGGACATGAGCGCCATGGCATTTTTCAGCCAAGCCGTCACCCTGTCCCAGGCCATTTTGCTGCTCCTCGTCCCTGACGACCAGGTGCTGGAGGCCCTCCACTTTGCCAACAGCCGTTCCATTCTCCGCGTGGTACCCGCGAGCACCCCTGGCGATGTATTGGCGCGCATCTTTTTTGATGCAGCGCACCAGTACACCTTGCTCCATCAGGAGGAGAACCTGTGGGAACGGATGAGCCAAATAACCCTGATCGACCCGCTCACCGGCTGTTTTTCCCGGCTGCATCTGGAGGAACATCTCAAAAAAGAACTCAAACGCTCCCAGCGCTACGGTCACCATCTCGCCCTCATTCTCTGCGATATAGACGGCTTGAAAGGGGTCAACGAATCTTTTGGCCACCGTATCGGCGATCAAATTCTCACCGGTTTTGCCCAGATTGCCCTGCAGCAGATCCGTCGGGACATTGACACCGTTACCCGTTGGGGAGAAGACGAATTTTTGCTGGTGTTGCCGGAGACCCCGCTTCGCGGGGCCGGACGGGTGGCAAGCCGTCTGCGCGAACAGTTCACCGAATCCACCGGGTTCCTGGACGGCCATCAGCTCACCTGCACCGCCAGTTTCGGCGTGGCCGGATTCACCCCGGATCATTCCAGCTGCAATGCCCAGATGGACGATTTACTGCTCATCGCCAGCCGTTGCCTGATGCAGGCCAAGGCCGCAGGCGGCAATCAAGTGCTCTGCTGCCCGTGA
- a CDS encoding ABC transporter ATP-binding protein, with protein sequence MEPLLTVHGLTMDFGGIRALDKVELRIHPGEIVALIGPNGAGKTTFFNCLTGIYTPTGGEILFRRSGKKPKRLNGYKPNRITELGLARTFQNIRLFPNMSVLENVMIGRHCRTRANILGAILRNPSTIREEKNIVGASFALLERIGLADQANTLARNLPYGAQRRLEVARALATEPSLLLLDEPAAGMNPQETLELNSLINSIKTDGLSILLIEHDMKMVMALSDHIFVMDYGQIIAEGTPEEVRYNPAVIKAYLGKEDVHA encoded by the coding sequence ATGGAACCTTTACTCACCGTTCACGGCCTGACCATGGATTTCGGTGGCATCCGTGCCCTGGACAAGGTGGAACTTCGCATACATCCTGGCGAAATTGTTGCCTTAATCGGCCCAAACGGTGCCGGCAAGACCACCTTCTTCAACTGCCTGACCGGCATCTACACGCCCACCGGCGGAGAAATTCTCTTCCGTCGAAGCGGCAAAAAGCCCAAGCGGCTCAACGGGTACAAGCCCAATCGGATCACCGAACTCGGCCTGGCACGCACCTTCCAAAACATCCGTCTTTTCCCTAACATGAGCGTGCTTGAAAATGTGATGATCGGCCGCCACTGCCGCACCCGGGCCAACATCCTCGGCGCTATCTTGCGTAATCCGTCCACAATACGGGAAGAAAAAAATATTGTTGGCGCAAGTTTTGCATTGCTAGAACGAATCGGCTTGGCGGATCAGGCCAATACTTTGGCCAGGAATCTTCCCTACGGTGCACAGCGCCGGTTGGAAGTTGCCCGGGCACTGGCCACCGAACCGTCCCTGCTGCTGCTTGATGAACCGGCAGCCGGGATGAACCCGCAGGAAACGCTGGAACTCAACTCGCTGATCAACTCGATCAAGACGGATGGCCTCTCCATCCTCCTGATCGAGCATGACATGAAGATGGTGATGGCGCTGTCCGACCATATCTTTGTCATGGACTACGGCCAAATAATTGCCGAAGGCACGCCCGAAGAGGTGCGCTACAACCCGGCGGTGATCAAGGCCTACCTCGGCAAGGAGGACGTGCATGCTTGA
- a CDS encoding TM2 domain-containing protein: MEIERRQTHSLVIGYLAWIFGFFGAHRFYYGKSVSGTIYFLTLGIFFIGWIVDLFLIPMMDREADLRFVPGPIDYNVSWLLLVFLGMFGVHRFYMGKIGTGLLYLLTFGVFGLGYIYDMWTLNDQITLINSGYNRSRPYTAY; this comes from the coding sequence ATGGAAATTGAACGTCGGCAAACCCACAGCCTGGTGATCGGCTATCTGGCCTGGATATTCGGTTTTTTCGGGGCGCATCGTTTCTACTACGGCAAGTCGGTCTCCGGGACGATTTACTTTCTCACCCTGGGGATCTTTTTTATCGGCTGGATTGTCGATCTCTTTCTCATTCCGATGATGGACCGCGAGGCTGATCTGCGCTTTGTTCCCGGACCGATCGATTACAACGTGTCGTGGCTGCTGCTGGTTTTTTTGGGGATGTTCGGTGTGCACCGCTTTTACATGGGCAAGATCGGCACCGGTCTGCTTTACCTGCTGACCTTCGGTGTTTTCGGGTTGGGGTACATCTACGACATGTGGACCTTGAACGATCAGATCACCCTGATCAACAGTGGGTACAATCGAAGCAGACCCTATACGGCCTACTAA
- a CDS encoding glycoside hydrolase family 3 N-terminal domain-containing protein — MVLVQEIAQLFLVGFRGATLTRDHWLTGVLAQTPPGGVILFDRNIDRSVQNIESPQQLKALTAALQRLSRTPLMIGIDQEGGMVCRLKERDGFLPSQSAAQLARSGPQATAIAADQLATQLAAMGINLNFAPVVDLALNSLNPIIARYERSFGADPATVVAHARAVIDAHHRHRVACCLKHFPGHGSAGGDSHLGFVDVSACWQAIELAPYRQLIDEGYADGIMTAHLVNRQLDPQGTPATLSQPVIGQLLRRDLDFHGVIVSDDLQMKAISNGWGLAEAIQQALLAGVDMVLIGNNLDPREDVLRIGIQAVEDLLDSGRIETKRITDSLARISKLKSTCTG; from the coding sequence ATGGTATTGGTTCAAGAAATAGCACAGCTTTTCCTGGTGGGCTTTCGCGGTGCCACCCTAACCCGTGACCATTGGCTGACAGGGGTTTTGGCCCAGACGCCCCCTGGTGGGGTGATCCTTTTTGACCGGAATATCGACCGCAGCGTACAAAATATTGAATCTCCGCAGCAGCTCAAGGCGTTGACCGCCGCCTTACAACGCCTGAGCCGAACCCCTCTGATGATCGGGATCGATCAGGAGGGGGGCATGGTCTGCCGGCTCAAGGAGCGTGACGGTTTTTTGCCTTCGCAGTCCGCAGCGCAGCTCGCCCGCAGCGGTCCGCAGGCGACGGCCATTGCCGCGGATCAACTTGCAACCCAGCTCGCGGCCATGGGTATCAATCTCAACTTTGCCCCGGTGGTCGATCTTGCCCTCAATTCGCTCAACCCGATCATTGCCCGCTATGAGCGCAGTTTCGGTGCGGACCCGGCAACCGTTGTCGCCCATGCCCGGGCCGTGATCGACGCCCATCACCGCCACCGGGTGGCCTGTTGTCTCAAGCATTTTCCCGGTCATGGGAGTGCCGGCGGGGATTCGCATCTCGGCTTTGTCGATGTCTCAGCCTGCTGGCAGGCCATCGAACTTGCCCCCTATCGTCAACTCATTGACGAGGGCTATGCTGACGGGATAATGACAGCGCATCTGGTCAACCGCCAGTTGGACCCGCAAGGGACCCCGGCAACGTTGTCGCAACCCGTTATTGGACAGTTGCTCCGCCGGGATCTGGACTTTCACGGAGTGATTGTCAGCGACGATCTGCAGATGAAGGCCATCAGCAACGGCTGGGGCCTGGCCGAGGCCATCCAGCAGGCCCTGCTTGCCGGGGTGGATATGGTGCTTATCGGCAACAATCTCGATCCACGGGAGGATGTGCTGCGTATAGGCATTCAAGCCGTTGAGGACCTGCTTGACAGTGGCCGCATCGAGACCAAACGTATCACCGATTCGCTCGCACGGATCAGCAAGCTCAAATCAACCTGCACAGGATAA
- a CDS encoding Smr/MutS family protein, whose product MEEFPPVEIPINGVLDLHAFSPKDMKTLVPEFLEACREQGILEVRIIHGKGTGALRRTVHALLLRMEMVADFRLGDETSGSWGATLVRLRAGQ is encoded by the coding sequence ATGGAAGAGTTTCCTCCGGTAGAAATCCCGATCAACGGCGTGCTCGACCTGCACGCCTTTTCCCCCAAGGATATGAAAACCCTGGTGCCGGAGTTTCTTGAGGCCTGCCGTGAACAGGGCATCCTGGAAGTGCGGATCATCCACGGCAAGGGCACCGGGGCCCTGCGGCGCACGGTGCATGCCCTGCTGTTGCGGATGGAGATGGTGGCGGATTTCCGCCTGGGAGATGAAACCAGCGGTTCCTGGGGAGCGACCCTGGTCAGGCTTCGGGCGGGGCAGTAG
- a CDS encoding DUF493 domain-containing protein: protein MNELNGCKPQIDYPCQWHYRLIGEDRSAIMEAIEATVDVNLCIVSEGNASSGGRYLSLNLEICVDSEAERLRLYRHFSNHPAIRVVI, encoded by the coding sequence ATGAATGAATTGAATGGCTGCAAGCCACAAATAGATTATCCCTGCCAATGGCATTACCGACTGATCGGCGAAGATCGTTCCGCGATCATGGAGGCGATCGAGGCAACCGTTGATGTGAACCTCTGTATCGTATCCGAGGGGAATGCCAGTTCCGGTGGCAGGTATCTCAGTCTGAACCTGGAGATTTGTGTGGACAGCGAGGCCGAGCGGCTGCGTTTGTACCGGCACTTTTCCAATCATCCGGCAATTCGAGTGGTGATATGA
- a CDS encoding Gfo/Idh/MocA family oxidoreductase: protein MSTTVKVGVIGVGYLGRFHAQKYAAMENVELVGVADADPARARQVADEVGTEAYSDYTELLPKVDAVSLAVPTSLHHQVAKACLLAKVDVMVEKPITTTLGEADDLITLAKENKCILQVGHLERFNPAVLATQPLLTHPLFIEAHRIAVFKDRGTDVDVVLDLMIHDIDIVLSIVKAPIVSILTAGSPVVTKQTDIANARLIFANGCTANITVSRISMDNMRRMRIFQPGQYLSVDFGKKEVMSVRLKPVEPGTMPVPEIKKSGFQDQDALELELRDFIAHVRDRSLPQVTGEQGRRALDVALQVVAQIKENRQNVEQILISEGRSDLLAFLGQP, encoded by the coding sequence ATGAGTACGACAGTAAAGGTTGGAGTTATTGGTGTTGGCTATCTCGGACGTTTCCACGCCCAGAAATATGCCGCCATGGAAAACGTGGAACTTGTTGGCGTGGCCGATGCCGATCCGGCCCGTGCCCGTCAGGTGGCCGATGAGGTGGGGACCGAGGCCTACAGCGACTATACCGAACTGCTGCCCAAGGTGGATGCGGTTTCCCTTGCCGTGCCGACCAGCCTCCACCATCAGGTGGCCAAGGCCTGCCTGTTGGCCAAGGTGGATGTGATGGTGGAAAAACCGATCACCACGACCCTCGGCGAGGCTGATGACCTGATAACCCTGGCCAAAGAAAACAAATGCATTCTCCAAGTCGGCCACCTGGAGCGATTCAACCCCGCGGTGCTGGCAACGCAACCCCTGCTGACCCATCCCCTGTTCATCGAGGCGCACCGTATCGCCGTGTTCAAGGATCGCGGCACGGATGTGGATGTGGTCCTGGATTTGATGATCCACGATATCGACATCGTGCTCTCCATCGTCAAAGCGCCGATCGTCTCCATTCTCACCGCTGGCTCGCCGGTGGTCACCAAGCAGACCGATATCGCCAACGCCCGCCTCATCTTTGCCAACGGCTGCACCGCCAACATCACGGTGAGTCGCATCTCCATGGACAACATGCGGCGGATGCGCATCTTTCAGCCCGGCCAGTATCTGTCGGTCGATTTCGGCAAAAAGGAAGTCATGTCGGTCCGCCTCAAACCGGTTGAGCCCGGAACCATGCCCGTACCCGAAATCAAGAAGTCAGGCTTCCAGGATCAGGATGCCCTGGAGCTGGAACTGCGCGACTTCATCGCCCATGTCCGCGATCGCAGCCTCCCCCAGGTCACCGGCGAACAGGGACGCCGTGCCCTGGATGTCGCGCTGCAGGTGGTCGCGCAGATCAAGGAGAACCGCCAAAACGTCGAACAGATTCTTATCAGCGAGGGACGTTCAGACCTGCTGGCCTTTTTGGGTCAGCCTTGA
- a CDS encoding branched-chain amino acid ABC transporter permease, translated as MLRIKDMYRAVVIGLWFMFLTFPLLVIKVNTIENTILWRWSNMFWVGGISAGVALLSTVFKRILEGRQIRRWFEDSKVVVAPWGRTIKKRRVYLPLLALGVLFFLVFPTQFSTYQTTIMTTALMYVVLGLGLNIVVGVAGLLDLGYVAFYAVGAYSYALLNLHFGLGFWTVLPVAGLLAALFGILLGFPVLRLRGDYLAIVTMGFGEIIRLILENWDEFSQGPSGISNIPRPGFFGMEMSLEQSIIYTYYLMMLMVAFTIFVVNRLQNSRIGRAWFALREDEIACQAMGIDKTRTKLTAFALGAFWAGMAGVFFAAQNTYVSPKSFTFLESAIILCIVVLGGMGSIIGVIIGALVLILLPEYLRAVADYRMLAFGAVLVAMMIFRPQGIISTVRRTYTLNR; from the coding sequence ATGCTGCGCATCAAGGATATGTATCGTGCCGTTGTCATCGGTCTGTGGTTCATGTTTCTCACCTTTCCCCTGCTGGTAATCAAGGTCAACACCATTGAAAACACCATACTCTGGCGCTGGTCCAACATGTTCTGGGTCGGCGGCATCAGTGCCGGGGTTGCCCTGCTATCCACAGTCTTCAAGCGAATCCTGGAAGGGCGGCAGATTCGACGCTGGTTCGAGGACAGCAAGGTTGTTGTTGCCCCATGGGGCCGCACAATCAAAAAACGCAGGGTCTACCTCCCTCTGCTTGCCCTCGGCGTCCTCTTCTTTCTCGTCTTCCCCACCCAGTTTTCCACCTACCAGACCACCATCATGACCACGGCCCTGATGTACGTGGTGCTCGGCCTGGGGCTCAATATCGTGGTGGGGGTGGCCGGGCTGCTGGACCTGGGCTACGTGGCCTTCTACGCTGTGGGCGCCTACAGCTATGCCCTGTTGAACCTTCATTTCGGGCTCGGTTTTTGGACCGTACTTCCGGTGGCAGGCCTGCTGGCTGCCCTGTTCGGCATCCTCCTCGGTTTTCCGGTGCTGCGGTTGCGCGGCGATTACCTGGCCATCGTCACCATGGGCTTTGGTGAAATCATCCGTCTTATCCTGGAAAACTGGGACGAGTTCTCTCAGGGCCCGAGCGGTATCTCCAATATTCCCCGCCCCGGATTTTTCGGCATGGAGATGAGCCTTGAGCAGTCCATCATCTACACCTACTACCTGATGATGCTAATGGTGGCTTTCACCATCTTTGTGGTCAATCGACTGCAAAATTCGCGCATCGGCAGGGCCTGGTTTGCCCTGCGCGAGGATGAAATCGCCTGCCAGGCCATGGGCATCGACAAAACAAGGACCAAGCTCACCGCCTTTGCCCTGGGTGCCTTCTGGGCCGGAATGGCCGGGGTCTTCTTCGCCGCCCAGAATACCTATGTCAGCCCGAAAAGTTTTACCTTCCTCGAGTCGGCGATCATCCTCTGCATCGTGGTGCTCGGCGGCATGGGATCGATCATCGGCGTCATCATCGGCGCTTTGGTCCTGATTCTCTTACCCGAGTATCTGCGAGCTGTTGCCGACTATCGCATGCTCGCCTTCGGTGCCGTCCTGGTGGCGATGATGATCTTTCGCCCCCAGGGCATCATCTCCACTGTGCGCCGAACATACACACTCAACCGCTAA
- a CDS encoding YaaA family protein: protein MILFTSSKGQDYSPFPSPLPPTEPELQHKAVQLNQLLTQLDASGIQQLMGISDSLTARTLDEIASWPRSPRKPALFTYCGEAFRSLDPAQLSDEELIYAQANLRILSGLYGILRPVDLIAPHRLEMGYRLVNPAGSTLYPFWRSDITALLNAALAATTSPWLINLASVEYSKVVDRNRLARPMLDIQFKEESGGKHKTVAVHAKRARGMMAHFLLENRSQSLDTLCTFTGGGYRFRSELSKDNLLVFTRPQP from the coding sequence GTGATTCTTTTCACCTCATCCAAGGGCCAGGATTACAGCCCCTTTCCCTCGCCGCTGCCGCCCACCGAGCCCGAGTTGCAGCACAAGGCCGTCCAACTCAACCAACTCCTAACTCAACTGGACGCTTCAGGTATTCAGCAGTTGATGGGGATCAGCGACAGCTTGACCGCACGCACCTTGGATGAGATTGCAAGCTGGCCCCGCAGCCCGCGAAAGCCCGCCCTGTTCACCTACTGTGGCGAGGCCTTTCGCAGCCTTGATCCCGCACAGCTCTCCGATGAAGAGCTTATCTATGCCCAGGCCAATTTGCGGATCCTCTCCGGCCTCTACGGCATTTTACGCCCCGTTGACCTGATAGCGCCGCACCGGCTCGAGATGGGGTACCGGCTCGTCAACCCGGCCGGGTCTACGCTCTACCCTTTTTGGCGCAGCGATATCACCGCCCTGCTCAATGCGGCCCTTGCAGCAACCACATCCCCCTGGCTGATCAACCTGGCCTCTGTGGAGTACAGCAAGGTGGTGGATAGAAATCGGCTTGCACGGCCCATGCTCGACATCCAGTTCAAGGAGGAATCTGGCGGCAAACACAAAACCGTCGCCGTCCATGCCAAACGGGCACGGGGCATGATGGCCCACTTTCTCCTCGAAAATCGCAGCCAATCCCTTGATACACTCTGCACCTTCACCGGTGGCGGCTATCGCTTCCGTTCCGAGCTCTCGAAGGACAACCTGCTGGTCTTCACCCGCCCCCAACCCTGA